The Larimichthys crocea isolate SSNF chromosome XII, L_crocea_2.0, whole genome shotgun sequence region aagtactactaatactaccagtactactactactaccaatactactaatactaccagtactactactactaccagtgctactactactaccaatactactaatactacagTGCTACTAATACTAccaatactactaatactaccagtactactaatactaccagtactactaatactaccaatactactaatactaccagtactactaatactaccaatactactaatactaccagtactactaatactaccaatactactaatactaccaatactactaatactaccaatactactaatactaccagtactactaatactaccaatactactaatactaccagtactactaatactaccaatactactaatactaccaGTACTACTAATACTgaataatactactactaaatCATTGCTATCTTTGCCATATAGTCGTGTATTTGCTCATTTACTGTAGTACAAATCGGGGTacttatattttctttattagttgttatttataataataataatacaaataatgtaaatgtaaatgtactttatttatatatccctttacaacagtcctttcggtgcaccaaagtgctttacagcagataataaataacgagaacaataggtaaaaaacaaacaaaataaaaacaataaaatacaacaaaatcgaataagatatgataaaagtgtcatcatactactgggtgttaaaagccatcctaaataagtgggtttttagcttggatttaaattaaaataataatacattttatttcataggcgcctttctgttACCCAAGGACAcctatataaaataaataataaataatacaataaataaaagtagacagcaaataacaaaaacaaacaaaaagaaccataaaagtatatcaaattacaagaatacaacattagaAACTGGTTagaataggacaatgcaattgaatcagatggaaaaggctgttttaaacaggtgggttttaagtgcagacttgaattgtgagagtgagttgatgctCCTTACGACGGGGGCCGCTCCCCATGGTGGTGAGAAGGGCAGAgtggacagtcaggtgaatggaggagggtgtgtatggtgctgcaggcagatgttgggtttgggttatttccattttatgcaaTTTTATATTTCTACTTCACTAAACACAGGGgccaaatattgtacttttttattcccactacatttgtctgacagctttaggtactagttacttttcagattacaaTTTTTCCATCCCTGTCATACGTTTTTCACACCtgtccaataataataataatcctggTCGCTCACTGCCTTTCTACATGATATTAATCTGTGGATGGCAAACAACTACAAGACGAAGGCAACCCCTCCTTCCATGTGTCTTACAGTAAACCTTAAGAGTTGCACCCACATGCAACCAAGAAAGAGAAACTTCATTTAATCACACTACAAATCAACTTTCTCATTAACATGAGTTAAAAACGGTGCCAAGGCATGATTATGACATGATCATATGACACAGTGAAAAGTATTGTATACAGTATAGGCTACTGTCAGTAACAATAAAGATATTCACAAAAGAActagtgtcttttttttacaagacAACAGCTGttagaaaaatctttttgtgCATATTATTTTCTCTAAAGTGCAAAACCCACATGGTAATACTATCAAGTATGCTGGtgataatatattatattaatattgcATCATGTGTCACACATCACAAAGAACACATTAGCAGGTTTGAATAGAATAACCACAAGATGGCATACGGACCAGGCGAAATCTATGATCTGGTAGGTTAGATTCACAGTTTGAATATACAAGTCAGTGCACCATTAAACCCTATTTTTCTTGCTCATCTTACTTGATTGTGTTTGCTTTATTATGCTTCAGATTTCTGTTTATTGCCAGTGAAACCGATACATCATTCTTAAAAGTAGATGCAAATTCTATTGCATTTTTAATAACACCACGATTTACAAAActcatttgtaaaactgaagATTGGAAATTGAATATTTTCTAATTTCTCCCCCATGATACGTGTCTTAATTTTTATTAACAAACAAATTACCCACTGGTAACATCCTCTGTTGCTCCCAGAGGCCGCCCTAAAATGATTACAAAGTTCTAGTTGTTACATGACCGCATCACTTTCATCATAGAGTTATCTCTCTTATGACAGTGTTTATTGCAGCTCATCAGTTCTTATTTAATTGGGTTTCATCATAAAGTGaccctttctttcctcctttccacAGGGCAACCTGAGGACAACATCAACAAATCTGAAGCTCTAAAAGACTGACTGTCTTCTTTATGAACACTTCAATAGACATGTCTGTCAACACAAGGCTTATATCTGAATTTTTCTGAACAAAAGTTTTGCAGAAATTCTAGGAGGCACCACTTTTCAACAGACACAGTCAAAAGTATGTTTGTCCTTTATATTAGGTTTGATCCGACAGCTcgtattttctacatttttccattgcttttgaaattaaaatggataatttgacagaaaacaaagaccaGGAAAAGGATAAGATAAAGCTTGAAGATTTCTTAATTtaagtaaacaaagaaaaaattaatTAAGTGTGAGATTTGGACAGGTGAATGGTAGTGGAACGAGGCCAGGGGACATAATTGTAATGGATAGTGTGCTATCTTCACTGAGAGTACTGTGAACACAGTGCACAGAGTGTTCTGTGCTTCCAGATTAACAGGTGTTTGTCCTGAGCCAGCcccaaacacagagaaacaccaGAATCTTTCCACAGCTGAACCGAAACATGTTAGTCTGTCCTTCTGGGACAAACAACTTCATGTTATCTTGTTTACAATGAGCTGTTGGGGTAATCTGCCAATTACACATCATAATTTAAGAATGtttttgcaggtgttttttgtGCACATATGATTCATGCATGCTGTTCATGTATTATGTACATAGTGATTGTTTGTGTCCCTCAGCACATTTGTCCATCAGTGGATGATTGTATGCAGCCTGTATGGATGCTGTGTGCAcatgggggagagagagtgtatgtgtgtgtgactgtcagaGCCTGGTATTAGTCTGGCAGCAGGCTGCAGTGTCAAATGCGTGGTTGGTGGGGCAGCTGAGTGCCCACCCCCCCCGCTCTGCTACCGAGCCACAGGAGGCTGGTGGGGGAGAAAGATGAGCTAGGAGATGATTCTGTTCACTCCAATTGTGCCAGCAAGCTGTTGCCATTACATTAATTGCTTTAGGAAGTGCTTCTGTGCCACTGACATCATCACGAAACAAAATATACGTTCAATACTGAATGATTATTTGACTGCAATATTGTTTTCCTCGTCAATCTCGTCCACCGAGGACCCCGTATGTGATCGTTGCTTGGACGGCTTTCAAATGCTGTATGAAAACCACATATGAAAATCACATGAACGTACCTCATAGAAGATGTGGCAGAAGGTTCATTTCATCTAATGCTTTACATAACATTGTGGCAAATCAAGAAATGTGAGCAGGATGATGGAAAcatcaaaataacacaaacacctAGAGATCCAGAAAAAGACACGAATTCAGAAGGAAAACTAGAATCCAAATACGGATGAACTGAATTGTATTTGCTACACATAATGACcacaggttaaaaaaacaacaacacaggactgCATCATAATGTATTTGCTATGATGTCAGATGATTCTGATCCATTTgcaatcaaaaagaaaataatttagcttttttttgaCTTATCATATCTGATAGTGTGGTGCGGGGTCAGAACAGACGGCAAACTAACTATACAGTAGACCTTTGCAGAAAAtgcacaggtgaaactaatgaCATTGATTattgctatctatctatctatctatctatctatctatctatctatctatctatctatctatctatctatctatctatctgtctgtctgtcttatttCTGTGTATCATTTTGCCCTATTGTTGAGGTGATTAGTTCAATGATGAGCAATGTTACATAAAGCAGAAACAGCACTATTTACTTTCCCCCAAGAGTTAGTCATATCCTGTCTCTGTTTACGCtcccacacaaacatttttaatatgtcACGTAGACAGCAATTGTACAAAACTGTGAATGCAAATGGGCTACTTGGGAGCATAgcagtagcatttttttttattgaatgtcGTTATCACATTGATAAACAGCGCTTATCATTTGCAGATGATAATACACATTTAATGAGCCATGGGTGTACGAGCAGGACCTGATTGATAAAAGGTGCAAGCAGAGGCATCCAATtgattcctcctcctccatcttattggatatctctctctctcacacacacacacacacacacacacacacacacacacacacacacacacacacacacacacacacacacacacacacacacacacacacacactctcacacacacacacacacacacacacacacacacacacacacacacacacacacacactttgaaatgacaaatgagctttttcttttctgttgtggCAACTCGGAGCAGCGTCCCTAGTTGCCATGGTACTTCTCGCGAGAAGTGGACACCTCGTTGTGGACAAGTAGTGTCTCGTTACAAAGTCTTTCATCGTGTTTATCTtgtgtttaacttttaaaacGTAACTTATCTATTTACTGTCAGATGTTAGATGAGTGTTATGGCAATGATACCCTCTTGAACATCTGCACATTGCTTTAtagtgacttttatttttttatttttgcccaGCTGTGACTTCCGCCTCCGATCAGTTCAGTTTGGCGGGTCAGCCCAAAAAAAAAGCGATATTATGAAACCAACCACGTTTGTGACGGGCCGTCTTTTTCCTCCAAACTTATAGGCTCATGTTAGTCGTTTTAAATCAATAGTTTAATAGTTGGTTTGTCGTTTTTTTTAAGTCACTACGAACATGTCACTGCTGTCTGTGGTCGAGCAAGCGATCAAGTCGTGCAAAGCTGAACAAGCCCGGATCAAAGACAGTATTCAGCTCTACAGggaaatattacacactgtgtAAGTACTGTACATACGAGTTACTAACAATACCAGTGATTATCAGTCATGACGATTTATCTTGTGGTAATAATGCAATACattcaaagtttaaaacaaacttACAAAACAATCATATCGATTGTATGCATGTAAGTTAATGTGTATATGCGTGCAAAATACATATTGGATGCAGATTTATGTTTCCTCACGACCATATAACGGGAATACGTGCGCATAAGTTTGATATTGGAGAGGGGTGGCACCCATCTGGCGCTGTGGCTTAGTTGGTTAAAGCGCCTGtctagtaaacaggagatcctgggttcgaatcccagcagtgcctttTCTAGTAGTATGAGGTTTGACCCCCACTGAAGAGCATACggattgattaattaatgatgCACTTGATGCATAGACATCAAGTTTTAATTTTATCCACCAGTGGGCTCTAAGAAGAATGATTAAAGAACTATACAGTGTAAAGCTCTGTACATGTCTTCAACCATCTATCAAATTTACAGGGTCTTTATCGAAATGTATTGTTTTAGATTTTAAGTGTATGTTCGTAGGATCAGTTTTAAACTCTCAGGAGTTGATATTTCCTGTAGAAATCTTTTGTCATTTGAAATATGTGGTAAAAGTTGGTTAATTCTATGAATAGAGAAGTCTGGTTAAACTGACAGTTTTATACATTATTGAAACCTGGCGTCCTGAAAGGTTGTGcaagtattatttattattttttgcttgTCTTAGttaacatgaaatatttttccACAGAACACCACAACCAAACACGGACTGTGTGGAGTCAGACTCTGCTGATGATGCTACTGCTGCAGGTACTaggataataataacaataataacattaatcCTCATTAATCATGCCCCCATTCCTACTtcttataacaacaacaacaacaacaataatatcagtacaaatatatatttattttacagggACAATGTTCATtgatcaacaaaaaaaactgtacatataagcactgcagtttttcatttagatttattttttcacattcatattATATCAAAAAGTTTTAATAATTAGTAAAACAGTAAAGAGTAAAACATCACAAGTAACATATGATTTAAAAAGCAGTCATCTTTTaaattttttcctcttttaaataGTCACACTTCTCTCTTTCATGCCTCTTTTATTGTACTATTTATGAATGTTGCAAATTGATTTGGAGTGCTCTGAAATGCTTACGTGTTAACTATTCCGCTGACATCCAGGTCGGGCCTCACTTGTAAAGGAGATTGTGTATCTAAAGAGACTCTcgggttaaataaaggttaaatagtaaaaataatTCAACTGTAACCATATGTTTATGTGCTGCTATCTTCAGACACAGATGTCTCACCAGGGGAGAAAGAAGATATAGAATTGCTTGAGCAAGCCCTGGAGAAAGCCCTTTGGGTTCGGACTGGGACAGGACCTTCTAAAAAAGgctcaaacaaacaatgtgcACCTCGAAAGGAAACCAAAGAGGGAATGCAGGCATTTGCAGCTTCTAAAGGAAATCAGACAACCACCAGATCGACCTCTAAATCTGCCAGTCTTGCCAGAAAAGAGCAGAAAAGGCCTGGTACGTCAGTATCCTCCACACTGGGCTCAAAAGCTTCAGCTAGCCACAATCCTGGACATCACAAAACTTCGATTCATAGAAACATGATCCAGAACTGTCTTGTCTCTTCAGCTGGGATTGTGCATCACCAGCCAGCGAGGAAATCCCAGCAGGCTGTCTCAGCGTCTGGCTGTGTTGATCCGGGTCAGTTACACACCTCAGCCTTCCACTCCAAAAACAAGACTAATAGAGGCAACGTGTTGAGTGGCAATGACCTTGGCAGAGCTGCAGCTATCTCCATGCCTTCTTCAAATAACACAGCGCCTGTTTCACATACAGCAGAGTCTGGAGCTCCGTGTTTACCTCAACAGAACGGGTATGTTTTCACACAACTGGACCACGAGGATCACATTTTATGGGGgtgaatatttgttttctgtgctaTTATATaatctttgtgtttgctttttcttcatGGCAGGACtgcttctgatcaaacagcacAGTGGAGATCTCTGAGGAGGAAGCAAAACAGGTGGCCAACATCAGTTCAAATAAAACTTAACAACTGATTCCACAATTTCTTTTTAGGCACTAAGGTTCCTTCTCCGTGTTATCTCTAGGTTGTGGGACAAAGTCGCTGCTTCACAAAGGAAACCTGTGCCTGGGAGGAGTCACTTTATGGAGAGAATTAGAGCTACGGTATCCTTCCTCTTTTCTAGTAAAGCTTGTCAAAATACGCTTGGAAGCCTCAGACATGTTTTCCATGTTATCCATTGCTGAGTTTGGAAATCCGCTCTAATTTAGTTTCCTCTCAGTAGCCTGATACCCAGCACGTTGGGCTTGACCCTGTCTCTGTGACCTCTCTAGTTCCCCAAGGATTGGCCGTGTGGTAGCCCAGACCAGACCAG contains the following coding sequences:
- the tedc2 gene encoding tubulin epsilon and delta complex protein 2 isoform X1, whose product is MSLLSVVEQAIKSCKAEQARIKDSIQLYREILHTVTPQPNTDCVESDSADDATAADTDVSPGEKEDIELLEQALEKALWVRTGTGPSKKGSNKQCAPRKETKEGMQAFAASKGNQTTTRSTSKSASLARKEQKRPGTSVSSTLGSKASASHNPGHHKTSIHRNMIQNCLVSSAGIVHHQPARKSQQAVSASGCVDPGQLHTSAFHSKNKTNRGNVLSGNDLGRAAAISMPSSNNTAPVSHTAESGAPCLPQQNGTASDQTAQWRSLRRKQNRLWDKVAASQRKPVPGRSHFMERIRATFPKDWPCGSPDQTRALVDRLTHQGYDLIQHCQTQELVAKQTPETATEPGGKTLERWQMTAAELQNFAGQVKQEWEAWDRWRPEGGCLCPTRANSVWSNGMVAPLPPTVTYTTEAELRELEKLRMRVALLQQKMHLEQALLDTLSPQLSSIVPGPGCPDVSVLRDVYSLLGEGGQRFPAIVLDSEPD
- the tedc2 gene encoding tubulin epsilon and delta complex protein 2 isoform X2; amino-acid sequence: MSLLSVVEQAIKSCKAEQARIKDSIQLYREILHTVTPQPNTDCVESDSADDATAADTDVSPGEKEDIELLEQALEKALWVRTGTGPSKKGSNKQCAPRKETKEGMQAFAASKGNQTTTRSTSKSASLARKEQKRPAGIVHHQPARKSQQAVSASGCVDPGQLHTSAFHSKNKTNRGNVLSGNDLGRAAAISMPSSNNTAPVSHTAESGAPCLPQQNGTASDQTAQWRSLRRKQNRLWDKVAASQRKPVPGRSHFMERIRATFPKDWPCGSPDQTRALVDRLTHQGYDLIQHCQTQELVAKQTPETATEPGGKTLERWQMTAAELQNFAGQVKQEWEAWDRWRPEGGCLCPTRANSVWSNGMVAPLPPTVTYTTEAELRELEKLRMRVALLQQKMHLEQALLDTLSPQLSSIVPGPGCPDVSVLRDVYSLLGEGGQRFPAIVLDSEPD